Proteins encoded within one genomic window of Glycine soja cultivar W05 chromosome 1, ASM419377v2, whole genome shotgun sequence:
- the LOC114422394 gene encoding mitochondrial outer membrane protein porin 2-like has product MSKGPGLFTDIGKKSKDLLTKDYSSDQKLTVSSYSVSGVTLTSTSVTKGGLSTGDVAALYKYKNTVIDVKLDTASTISTTLTFNDVLPSTKTIASFKLPDYNSGKLEVQYFHDHATLTTAVALKQSPVIDVSATVGTPTIALGAEAGYDTSSGGFTKYTAGISVTRPDSSASVILGDKGDSIKASYLHHLDLLKKSAAVAEITRKFSTNENTFTVGGSFAVDPLTQVKARLNNRGKLGALLQHEIIPKSVFTVSGEIDTKALDKNPRFGLAIALKP; this is encoded by the exons ATGAGCAAGGGACCGGGTCTCTTCACCGATATCGGCAAAAAATCCAAAG ATCTTTTGACTAAGGACTACAGCTCCGATCAGAAACTCACCGTTTCCTCCTACAGCGTCTCCGGAGTG ACCCTCACTTCAACATCTGTGACGAAAGGAGGACTCTCAACAGGGGATGTGGCAGCACTGTACAAGTATAAGAACACTGTTATTGATGTTAAACTTGACACCGCATCAACT ATCTCCACAACCCTCACATTTAATGACGTTCTTCCATCCACCAAGACTATTGCTTCATTTAAGCTGCCTGATTATAATTCTGGCAAG TTAGAGGTTCAATACTTCCATGACCATGCTACCTTAACAACAGCTGTTGCACTGAAGCAATCCCCTGTCATTGATGTTTCTGCCACAGTTGGTACCCCAACCATTGCTTTGGGTGCTGAGGCAGGCTATGACACTTCATCTGGtggttttacaaaatacactgCTGGGATTAGTGTCACGAGACCCGATTCTTCTGCTTCAGTAATCCT TGGTGACAAGGGTGACAGCATTAAAGCATCATACCTCCATCATCTGGATCTATTGAAGAAGAGTGCCGCAGTTGCAGAGATCACGAGAAAGTTCTCAACAAATGAGAACACTTTTACAGTAGGAGGGTCTTTTGCTGTTGACCCTCTGACACAGGTCAAAGCAAGGCTCAACAATCGTGGAAAGCTCGGGGCCCTCCTGCAGCACGAGATCATACCAAAGTCAGTGTTTACTGTTTCTGGTGAGATTGACACCAAGGCCCTGGATAAAAATCCCAGGTTTGGATTGGCAATTGCCCTCAAACCTTGa
- the LOC114422402 gene encoding 60S ribosomal protein L26-1-like — translation MKFNPRVSSSRRKSRKAHFTAPSSVRRVLMSAPLSTDLRSKYNVRSIPVRKDDEVQVVRGTYKGREGKVVQVYRRKWVIHIERITREKVNGSTVNVGIHPSKVVVTKLRMDKDRKSLLDRKAKGRAAADKEKGTKFAPEDIMQTVD, via the coding sequence ATGAAGTTTAACCCTAGGGTTTCCTCAAGCCGTCGCAAGAGCCGCAAGGCTCACTTCACCGCTCCGTCGAGCGTGCGCCGCGTCCTGATGAGCGCGCCTCTCTCCACCGATCTCCGGTCAAAGTACAACGTGCGGTCCATTCCGGTTCGCAAGGACGACGAGGTTCAGGTCGTAAGGGGAACCTACAAGGGCCGCGAGGGCAAAGTGGTCCAGGTCTATCGCCGCAAGTGGGTCATCCACATCGAGCGCATCACCCGCGAGAAGGTTAACGGCTCCACCGTTAACGTTGGCATTCACCCTTCCAAGGTTGTCGTCACCAAGCTCCGAATGGACAAGGACCGCAAATCCTTGCTCGATCGGAAGGCCAAGGGTCGCGCCGCCGCCGACAAGGAAAAGGGTACCAAGTTCGCTCCTGAGGATATTATGCAGACCGTCGATtag
- the LOC114422410 gene encoding BTB/POZ domain-containing protein At3g49900-like has product MRGWNQFETIYEEEQEFSSTSSPFLSPSSSSSPPPPPSLHSIVNAWSLDSGCEPDVLICVQGTSFRLHKVRLISRSSYLKRHLTGVSDLTLSPPLNLTAETFAAVAEFCYSRRVHLTPSNVAAVRVAAELLGMTGEENLREVTESYFERVVGIGASMVLRSCVALLPEAETTASLASRCIEALVWEDDVSCMSDVVGMHPQDFQTVSYSLNRRLPNHDVLYKMVDLYLKENKCRKLTEEQKTEICNSIDCSKLSPHTLVNCVQNPQMPLRFIVQAILMEHLNTRRSVTAAATTGAQQQLERTTLREILQRDTADRQTTQIKETMDSTYSRIQSLEKELRGMKKILHEHHQAEGEKIRNNNVLNSERSASFHFDPADAESSKIQRGGRGSVSSSGFGLDNVRRKNKEVAGGMCNLSVGSSCRHDSKTPKMTKFFRHSKFITGLKNAFRISNSTSNPY; this is encoded by the exons ATGAGGGGTTGGAACCAATTTGAGACCATCTACGAGGAAGAACAGGAGTTTTCTTCAACCTCCTCTCCCTTTCTTTCACCATCTTCCtcctcttctcctcctcctcctccatcaCTCCACTCCATAGTCAATGCTTG GTCTCTTGACTCCGGGTGTGAACCAGATGTCTTGATATGTGTTCAAGGAACCTCTTTTCGTCTGCACAAG GTTCGTTTGATATCACGAAGTTCATACCTCAAACGACACCTAACGGGAGTTTCTGACTTAACTCTCTCCCCGCCGTTAAACTTAACGGCCGAGACTTTCGCCGCGGTAGCCGAATTCTGTTACAGCCGCAGAGTCCACTTAACGCCGAGCAACGTTGCCGCCGTTAGAGTGGCGGCGGAGTTATTGGGCATGACGGGGGAAGAGAATCTCCGTGAAGTAACGGAATCGTACTTTGAGAGAGTCGTTGGCATTGGCGCGTCGATGGTTCTGCGTTCGTGCGTGGCTCTGCTTCCCGAAGCCGAAACGACGGCGTCGCTTGCCAGCAGGTGCATTGAAGCGTTGGTTTGGGAAGACGACGTTTCGTGTATGAGCGACGTCGTAGGAATGCACCCTCAGGATTTTCAAACGGTTTCGTATTCACTGAACAGACGGTTACCCAACCACGACGTTCTATACAAGATGGTTGATCTTTATCTTAAG GAAAACAAGTGCCGTAAACTAACGGAGGAACAGAAAACGGAGATATGCAACAGCATAGATTGTTCTAAGCTGTCGCCACACACCCTCGTGAACTGTGTTCAAAACCCACAAATGCCGCTGAGATTCATAGTGCAAGCGATACTGATGGAGCATCTCAACACTCGCCGCTCCGTCACTGCGGCGGCCACCACCGGTGCACAACAACAACTGGAACGAACGACGCTAAGAGAAATTCTGCAGCGTGACACGGCTGATCGCCAAACGACACAGATCAAAGAGACCATGGATTCCACCTACTCTCGTATTCAAAGCCTCGAGAAAGAGCTAAGGGGAATGAAGAAGATCCTTCATGAACATCACCAAGCCGAGGGTGAGAAGATAAGGAATAATAATGTGTTGAACTCAGAGCGTTCCGCGAGTTTCCATTTCGATCCAGCAGATGCAGAGAGCAGTAAAATACAGAGGGGAGGAAGAGGGTCTGTTTCGTCTTCGGGTTTTGGGCTTGACAACGTAAGGAGGAAAAATAAGGAAGTGGCCGGGGGGATGTGTAATTTGTCTGTGGGATCATCATGTCGTCATGATAGCAAGACCCCAAAAATGACCAAGTTTTTTCGCCATAGTAAGTTCATAACTGGTCTCAAGAATGCTTTTCGGATATCAAATTCTACGTCAAACCCCTACTGA